In a single window of the Gemmatimonadales bacterium genome:
- a CDS encoding PD-(D/E)XK nuclease family protein encodes LGSLLHVARMHYYRGQAGLPALDPVEAMRQAPGRIAWVFDRARRIWEGYAKWAPVADRFKVLSVEEEYEIRIGGNLFTARLDLVYQGTDGRVWIDDLKSTGGNVEKHHYEWDHAGQMAMIDVLGRAVLPAVFGVPYGGITITSICTASTFAAARAPLQIAPAWRASVLEAAREGLAAIANDPRAAWDLPPNPEACMDRWGPCDYRDLCTRGPTEAALAEFDQAAVETLVEGAGR; translated from the coding sequence CGCTAGGCAGTCTGCTGCACGTCGCCCGGATGCACTACTACCGGGGCCAGGCTGGTCTGCCGGCTCTCGATCCGGTGGAGGCGATGCGCCAGGCGCCGGGCCGGATCGCGTGGGTGTTCGATCGCGCGCGGCGGATCTGGGAGGGCTACGCGAAGTGGGCGCCGGTCGCCGACCGATTCAAGGTGCTGTCGGTCGAGGAGGAGTACGAGATCCGGATCGGCGGCAACCTGTTCACGGCGCGGCTGGATCTCGTGTACCAGGGCACCGACGGGCGGGTCTGGATCGACGACCTCAAGAGCACCGGCGGCAACGTGGAGAAGCACCACTACGAGTGGGATCACGCGGGCCAGATGGCGATGATCGACGTGCTGGGGCGGGCGGTGCTGCCGGCGGTGTTTGGCGTGCCGTACGGCGGGATCACGATCACGTCGATCTGCACCGCGAGCACGTTCGCGGCGGCGCGGGCGCCGCTGCAGATCGCGCCCGCCTGGCGCGCGAGCGTGCTGGAAGCCGCGCGCGAGGGTCTGGCCGCGATCGCGAACGATCCGAGGGCGGCATGGGACTTGCCGCCCAACCCGGAGGCGTGCATGGACAGGTGGGGGCCGTGCGACTACCGCGATCTTTGCACGCGCGGGCCGACCGAGGCGGCGCTGGCCGAGTTCGATCAGGCGGCGGTCGAGACTTTGGTGGAAGGAGCGGGGCGATGA